One Acetobacter ghanensis DNA window includes the following coding sequences:
- a CDS encoding DUF3297 family protein, producing the protein MSDAMPDRLSVNPNSEFYNESLLERGVGVRFKGVEKTNVEEYCVSEGWVRVAVGKTVDRRGNPLTMKLNGPVEVWLKD; encoded by the coding sequence ATGTCCGATGCAATGCCTGACCGCCTTTCCGTTAACCCCAACAGCGAATTCTACAACGAATCCCTGCTCGAACGCGGCGTTGGCGTGCGCTTTAAGGGCGTGGAAAAAACCAATGTTGAAGAATATTGCGTGAGTGAAGGCTGGGTGCGGGTTGCCGTTGGCAAGACGGTTGACCGCCGTGGCAACCCCCTGACCATGAAACTCAACGGCCCGGTTGAAGTTTGGCTTAAGGACTGA
- a CDS encoding NAD(P)/FAD-dependent oxidoreductase, which translates to MTQTAPSMEPDLKHTIVIVGGGSAGIAVAARLLRDRPTLDIAIIDPATTHAYQPGWTLVGAGVMKLRDTLEQEGGVIPKGCKWLRAAVSTFQPDDNTVTLEDGRTVGYNRLIVCPGLQLDWDKIEGLRETLGRNGVCSNYSKDTVEYTWTCIQSLAGGTALFTQPPMPIKCAGAPQKIAYLASDHWRKQGTLNRTNVDFCLAGDALFGVAYFRPALQQAVDYYGINLRYKHNLVAVNGPERKATFAVTGPDGKVTKVVKEFDMLHVTPPQSAPDFVKKSPLADAAGWLDVNASTLQHTKYPTVFGIGDVMNTSNAKTMAAARAQTPLVAQNVLASLDGRPLTGQYDGYGACPLTVSYGKIVLAEFLYGGKPAPSFPYDQRKPSRFAWFLKTTVFPHVYWDMMLKGRDIEVPHHPEWTKS; encoded by the coding sequence ATGACCCAAACAGCACCCAGCATGGAACCCGACCTGAAACACACCATTGTTATCGTTGGTGGTGGCTCCGCTGGCATTGCCGTTGCAGCACGCCTGCTGCGCGACCGCCCTACACTGGACATTGCCATTATTGACCCCGCGACCACACACGCTTACCAGCCGGGCTGGACGCTGGTCGGCGCCGGGGTCATGAAACTGCGTGACACGCTGGAACAGGAAGGCGGCGTTATTCCCAAAGGGTGCAAATGGCTGCGTGCCGCTGTTAGCACCTTCCAGCCTGACGACAACACCGTAACGCTGGAAGACGGACGCACCGTTGGATACAACCGCCTTATTGTCTGCCCCGGCCTGCAACTGGACTGGGACAAGATTGAAGGGCTGCGCGAAACACTGGGCCGCAACGGTGTGTGCTCCAACTACTCCAAGGACACGGTGGAATATACGTGGACCTGCATCCAGTCCCTTGCTGGTGGCACAGCGCTGTTCACCCAGCCGCCCATGCCAATCAAATGCGCTGGCGCACCGCAGAAAATTGCCTACCTTGCCTCCGACCACTGGCGCAAACAGGGCACGCTCAACCGCACCAATGTGGACTTCTGCCTTGCCGGTGATGCCCTGTTTGGTGTGGCGTACTTCCGCCCGGCCCTCCAGCAGGCCGTTGATTATTACGGCATTAACCTGCGCTACAAACACAACCTGGTTGCGGTCAATGGCCCCGAACGTAAGGCGACGTTTGCAGTAACCGGCCCGGACGGCAAAGTGACCAAGGTGGTTAAGGAGTTTGATATGCTCCACGTAACACCACCCCAGAGTGCACCGGACTTTGTAAAGAAAAGTCCGCTGGCGGATGCCGCTGGCTGGCTGGATGTTAATGCCTCCACGCTACAGCATACCAAATACCCGACTGTTTTTGGCATTGGGGATGTCATGAACACCTCCAACGCCAAGACCATGGCCGCCGCACGTGCACAGACCCCACTTGTTGCCCAAAACGTGCTGGCCTCGCTTGATGGCCGTCCGCTTACCGGGCAGTACGATGGATATGGCGCATGCCCGCTGACTGTATCCTACGGCAAAATCGTGCTGGCCGAGTTCCTTTACGGTGGCAAGCCCGCTCCCAGCTTTCCCTACGACCAGCGCAAGCCCAGCCGGTTTGCATGGTTCCTTAAAACCACCGTCTTCCCACATGTTTATTGGGACATGATGCTGAAGGGGCGCGATATTGAAGTGCCGCACCACCCTGAATGGACCAAAAGCTGA
- a CDS encoding 2OG-Fe(II) oxygenase, translating to MRTDFLVEDSNRLKSSIIDCIVDICLPDLKKAFNFEAAFVDRILISRYDSSGGYFRRHRDNNAPATKFRQFALSVNLNSEDFEGGQLRFPEYNDRKYKPETGCGVIFSASLLHEAMDVTRGSRYCLLTFLQGKPAALEAGGV from the coding sequence ATAAGAACGGATTTTCTTGTTGAGGATAGTAATAGGTTAAAATCCTCAATTATTGACTGTATTGTTGATATCTGCCTGCCTGATCTGAAAAAAGCGTTTAATTTTGAAGCAGCTTTTGTCGATCGGATACTCATATCGCGTTATGATAGTTCGGGTGGATATTTTAGAAGACATAGGGACAATAACGCACCTGCTACCAAATTCAGGCAGTTCGCACTTTCGGTAAATCTCAATTCCGAGGATTTTGAAGGCGGGCAGCTTCGCTTTCCGGAATATAACGATAGGAAATATAAGCCGGAAACCGGATGTGGCGTTATTTTTTCCGCCTCCTTGCTGCATGAGGCAATGGATGTAACGCGGGGAAGCCGCTACTGCCTTTTAACATTTTTGCAGGGAAAACCCGCAGCGTTGGAAGCTGGCGGCGTGTAA
- a CDS encoding MMPL family transporter: MLFASIGRFITLCARHAWLVVALFCVLSGAGVYAGMTQLGVTTDTSKMLSPRLEWKQRSDEMGRLFPQKENLLVAVVEADLPEEGQETARQLAERLSADHQHFSFANRPDANPYLERNGLMFLEPKPLAGILNDTIAAQPFLSALAQDPSARGLFGALSLIAEGVKTGQANLAGFQAPLTGFANTLENAANGKADLMSWQRLLGGQLSDLAGRYQFVMTKPILDYGSFQPGGAAADAMREAIKSLEFVRNGHAKVYLTGQVQLDDEEFATVAEGMVAGLVGSLLLVTLWLTLAVRSWRVVLPIVVTLVVGLLLTTGFAAVAVGTLNLISVAFAILFVGIAVDFAIQFSVRFRAQSPTATGKEGMYEALRMTGEETGHQILVASLATSAGFLAFTPTAFLGVAQLGLIAGIGMLVAFVCTTTLLPALLRICHPPLNCPSMGYAWMKPVDVKIRHHRKWLLAFFGVVAVVGLALVPALQFDGDPLHTKNPNSEGMRALSLLINNPQTSPYSAELLVKSLDEAQKEADRLDELPDVHDVMWLGSYVPTQQPEKLALIQDAASMLLPTLIVPHPKPAPDAAALRASAASTAKALGEVQDKLPANDPLRRIQGALARLATAPDETILAANTALVRFLPPELAQLQNMLQAGPVTLHDVPPVIANDYLLPDGRALVEVHPKGVMSSSGALRKFVGSLQKVEPNMAGTAVDIVESARSIVRAFEQAAGAAVVMIAIILIIALRRIKDMALVLAPLLLSALMTVILVVLLPETLNFANIIALPLLLGVGVSFNIYFVMNWRDGVKYPLASPTARAVLFSALTTGTAFGSLALSHHPGTASMGRLLLLSLACTLLGTLVFVPALLPKRPDDEV, translated from the coding sequence ATGCTCTTTGCATCCATAGGTCGATTTATCACCCTTTGTGCGCGCCATGCGTGGCTGGTCGTGGCACTTTTCTGCGTGCTGTCTGGCGCGGGCGTTTATGCGGGCATGACCCAGCTGGGCGTTACGACGGATACGAGCAAAATGCTCTCGCCCCGGCTGGAGTGGAAGCAGCGGTCCGATGAGATGGGGCGTCTGTTCCCACAGAAGGAGAACCTTCTGGTGGCCGTGGTGGAGGCTGACCTGCCGGAAGAAGGGCAGGAGACAGCGCGCCAACTGGCAGAACGGCTGAGTGCTGACCATCAGCACTTTTCCTTTGCCAACAGGCCAGATGCCAACCCGTACCTTGAGCGCAACGGGCTTATGTTTCTGGAGCCCAAGCCGCTGGCGGGTATTCTGAACGACACCATCGCCGCCCAGCCCTTTTTGTCCGCCCTTGCGCAGGACCCATCTGCACGGGGGCTGTTTGGCGCGCTCTCGCTTATTGCGGAGGGGGTCAAGACGGGGCAGGCTAATCTGGCTGGTTTTCAGGCTCCGCTTACCGGCTTTGCCAACACGTTGGAAAACGCGGCGAATGGCAAGGCGGACCTCATGTCCTGGCAGCGCTTGCTGGGTGGCCAGTTGTCTGACCTTGCAGGCCGTTACCAGTTTGTGATGACCAAGCCTATTCTGGACTATGGTTCCTTCCAGCCCGGTGGCGCGGCGGCGGATGCCATGCGGGAGGCCATAAAGTCTCTTGAATTTGTGCGGAATGGCCATGCCAAGGTGTATCTGACTGGTCAGGTGCAGCTTGATGACGAAGAGTTTGCAACCGTGGCCGAGGGCATGGTGGCTGGGCTTGTGGGCTCCCTGCTGCTGGTTACGCTATGGCTTACGCTTGCTGTGCGCTCATGGCGCGTGGTGTTGCCTATTGTTGTTACGCTGGTTGTGGGGCTGCTGCTGACCACGGGTTTTGCCGCTGTGGCCGTGGGCACGCTCAACCTTATTTCTGTCGCGTTTGCCATTCTGTTTGTGGGGATCGCGGTTGACTTTGCCATCCAGTTTTCTGTGAGGTTCCGGGCGCAAAGCCCTACGGCTACAGGTAAGGAGGGCATGTACGAAGCCCTGCGGATGACAGGGGAGGAAACCGGGCATCAGATTCTTGTTGCTTCGCTTGCCACTTCCGCGGGCTTTTTGGCGTTTACGCCCACCGCTTTTCTGGGCGTGGCCCAGTTGGGGCTGATTGCAGGCATTGGGATGCTGGTGGCGTTTGTCTGCACCACAACCTTGCTGCCCGCTCTGCTGCGCATCTGCCATCCGCCGCTTAACTGCCCCAGCATGGGGTATGCGTGGATGAAGCCTGTGGACGTTAAAATCCGGCATCATCGCAAATGGTTGCTGGCGTTCTTTGGTGTGGTTGCGGTTGTTGGGCTAGCACTTGTGCCCGCCCTGCAATTTGATGGAGACCCGCTCCATACTAAAAACCCCAATTCCGAAGGGATGCGGGCCCTTAGCCTGCTCATCAATAACCCGCAGACATCGCCTTACAGTGCGGAACTGCTGGTTAAGTCTCTGGATGAAGCGCAGAAGGAAGCAGACCGTCTGGACGAACTGCCGGATGTGCATGATGTGATGTGGCTCGGCTCTTATGTGCCTACGCAGCAGCCCGAAAAACTAGCCCTTATTCAGGATGCGGCCTCCATGTTGCTGCCAACCCTGATTGTACCGCACCCCAAACCGGCCCCGGATGCGGCAGCTCTGCGGGCATCTGCCGCCAGCACGGCCAAGGCTCTGGGCGAGGTGCAGGACAAGCTGCCGGCCAATGACCCGCTACGCCGGATTCAGGGTGCTCTTGCCCGTTTGGCGACTGCTCCAGATGAGACCATTCTGGCAGCCAACACGGCATTGGTACGCTTTTTGCCGCCAGAGCTGGCTCAGTTGCAGAACATGCTTCAGGCTGGTCCTGTTACCCTCCATGATGTGCCGCCGGTGATTGCAAACGACTACCTGCTGCCAGACGGTCGTGCCCTTGTGGAAGTGCATCCTAAAGGGGTGATGAGCAGCTCCGGTGCACTGCGCAAGTTTGTTGGTTCGTTGCAAAAGGTCGAGCCGAACATGGCTGGTACAGCCGTGGATATTGTGGAAAGCGCGCGCTCCATCGTGCGTGCGTTTGAACAGGCCGCCGGCGCCGCTGTGGTCATGATCGCCATTATCCTCATTATTGCTCTGCGCCGGATCAAGGATATGGCGCTTGTGCTTGCCCCCCTGCTGCTTTCCGCTCTGATGACGGTCATTCTGGTGGTGCTGCTGCCAGAGACCCTTAACTTTGCCAATATTATTGCGCTGCCATTGCTGCTTGGGGTTGGGGTTTCCTTTAACATCTATTTCGTCATGAACTGGCGGGATGGGGTGAAGTATCCGCTGGCTTCTCCTACCGCGCGGGCGGTGCTGTTTTCCGCGCTAACCACGGGCACGGCTTTTGGCTCTCTTGCCCTTTCTCATCATCCGGGTACGGCCAGCATGGGGCGGCTGCTTCTGCTTTCTCTGGCCTGCACGTTGTTGGGTACTCTGGTGTTTGTACCAGCCTTGTTGCCCAAGCGACCGGATGACGAGGTATAA
- a CDS encoding lysylphosphatidylglycerol synthase domain-containing protein, whose product MKRITLVAGILGLGLTLWMLSRFGVHAIFALVVTGGWGILAAIFFHGIQVSLSAQAWRIIARRDLPPHLPLRDFFILRCVREGVNNLLPVAQVGGEVVSSRLLGRRGLGLRRAAAATICDLTIELLSQVLFTVAGLLLLLVLVQRSPVTDRLLESALVLAIIGVAVFASQWLGAVAVVEKLLERIAAHLGWGGVEGIRGIHQEVLGLYKTRGNAVACLLIQFSAWALGAVEVCLILHFMGHDCSLATGFVIEGVGEAAKSAGFAVPGALGVSEGGYVVVGGLFGIAPPVAIALSLIKRLREIAWGLPSLVLWQWLEHAWASPGNGAEKSHFPHSGR is encoded by the coding sequence ATGAAGCGCATCACTCTTGTGGCCGGTATTCTGGGGCTGGGCCTGACGTTGTGGATGTTGTCGCGCTTTGGCGTGCATGCCATTTTTGCGCTTGTCGTAACTGGCGGCTGGGGAATCCTTGCCGCCATTTTCTTTCACGGTATTCAGGTTTCCCTTTCCGCGCAGGCGTGGCGCATTATTGCCCGGCGGGACCTGCCTCCGCATCTGCCCCTGCGTGATTTTTTTATTCTGCGCTGCGTGCGGGAAGGGGTGAATAATCTGCTCCCCGTGGCGCAGGTCGGCGGGGAAGTTGTCTCCAGCCGCCTGCTGGGCCGCCGTGGTCTGGGTTTGCGCCGCGCCGCAGCGGCAACAATTTGTGACCTTACGATTGAACTGCTCAGTCAGGTGCTGTTCACCGTGGCGGGGCTGCTTTTGCTGCTGGTGCTGGTCCAGCGTTCTCCTGTGACGGACAGACTGCTGGAAAGCGCTCTGGTGCTGGCCATTATTGGCGTTGCCGTCTTTGCCAGCCAATGGCTTGGTGCTGTTGCCGTGGTGGAAAAACTGCTTGAGCGGATAGCCGCCCATCTAGGCTGGGGCGGGGTTGAGGGTATTCGCGGTATTCATCAGGAAGTGCTGGGGCTCTACAAGACCCGTGGCAATGCTGTGGCCTGCCTGCTTATTCAGTTTTCAGCGTGGGCGCTTGGTGCGGTGGAAGTGTGCCTGATCCTGCATTTTATGGGGCATGACTGCTCTCTGGCGACTGGCTTTGTGATTGAGGGCGTAGGGGAAGCCGCCAAATCCGCAGGCTTTGCCGTACCCGGTGCCTTGGGTGTGTCGGAAGGGGGCTATGTTGTGGTGGGTGGCCTGTTTGGCATTGCGCCCCCCGTTGCCATTGCGCTCTCACTCATCAAGCGGCTACGGGAAATTGCATGGGGTCTCCCCTCGCTTGTGCTGTGGCAGTGGCTGGAACACGCATGGGCCTCCCCCGGCAATGGGGCGGAAAAGTCCCATTTTCCTCACTCCGGGCGGTAA
- the ribH gene encoding 6,7-dimethyl-8-ribityllumazine synthase has translation MGTRSPVNLPDLKALSPAPRLALVVSRFNETVTGGLRDGALAWLGEHGITVSDADVFAAPGAFEMPLLAQALAKSGRYEGVICLGCVVKGDTAHFEFISLGATIGIMQASLATEVPVAFGILTTYTEEQATVRSSDDVHNKGREAAAACVESLALLRQIREG, from the coding sequence ATGGGTACACGTTCCCCCGTCAATTTGCCTGACCTCAAGGCTCTTTCTCCCGCTCCCCGTCTGGCGCTGGTTGTTAGCCGATTTAATGAAACTGTAACGGGTGGCCTGCGAGATGGCGCCTTGGCGTGGCTGGGTGAGCACGGCATCACCGTATCCGATGCCGATGTGTTTGCCGCACCGGGTGCGTTCGAAATGCCCCTGCTGGCGCAGGCGCTGGCCAAAAGCGGGCGCTACGAGGGCGTTATCTGCCTTGGTTGCGTGGTAAAAGGGGACACGGCCCATTTTGAATTTATCAGTCTGGGGGCGACCATTGGCATCATGCAGGCCAGCCTTGCCACGGAAGTGCCGGTCGCGTTTGGTATTCTAACCACCTATACGGAAGAACAGGCCACTGTGCGTTCTTCGGACGATGTGCATAATAAAGGGCGTGAAGCTGCGGCCGCGTGCGTGGAATCTCTTGCTCTCCTGCGCCAGATCAGGGAGGGATAA
- the ribB gene encoding 3,4-dihydroxy-2-butanone-4-phosphate synthase has translation MSGKMTEGQTVSPQPSDRLLRAVNAVRAGRMVVMVDDEDRENEGDLVMAAEFMTPQAMNFMITHARGLVCLPLTAERIAQLELPMMVRQSDNTAQYGTAFTVSIEAREGVSTGISAADRAQTVRVATADGACAADIATPGHIFPLRADPGGVLARIGHTEGSIDLLRLAGLKPAAVICEILNEDGTMARRPQLDVFARQHDMPIISIAELAEWIAAHGLTPLEQQAQPAAGATQEKPVPDLAEAALPSVYGGDDLVIHAFKDDNGVEHVALVKGDVSPTGPVPLVRLHSECVTGDALGSLRCDCGSQLQAALRAIGQAECGVLVYVRGHEGRGIGLVNKIRAYELQDAGLDTVEANHRLGFATDARDWRAAAGILRSLGVGQLDLLTNNPDKVRALESRGFVVRKRLGLEIPANTFNRAYLQAKRKRMGHHLSCDAVAPAAQSVPA, from the coding sequence ATGTCAGGCAAAATGACAGAGGGGCAGACAGTGTCCCCCCAGCCTTCGGACCGTTTGTTGCGTGCGGTCAATGCCGTACGGGCAGGCCGTATGGTTGTGATGGTGGATGATGAAGACCGCGAAAACGAGGGCGACCTTGTCATGGCGGCCGAGTTTATGACCCCGCAGGCCATGAACTTCATGATCACCCATGCCCGTGGTCTGGTGTGTCTGCCGCTTACTGCCGAGCGGATTGCGCAACTGGAATTGCCCATGATGGTGCGCCAGAGCGACAACACCGCGCAATATGGCACCGCGTTCACAGTCTCCATTGAGGCGCGAGAAGGTGTCAGTACTGGCATTTCCGCAGCGGATCGTGCTCAGACGGTGCGTGTCGCCACGGCAGATGGTGCCTGCGCGGCAGATATTGCTACGCCGGGCCACATATTCCCTTTGCGGGCGGACCCCGGTGGCGTGCTGGCGCGTATTGGCCATACAGAGGGGTCCATTGACCTGTTGCGTTTGGCTGGCCTCAAGCCCGCCGCCGTGATCTGCGAAATTCTGAATGAGGACGGCACAATGGCCCGCCGCCCGCAGTTGGATGTGTTCGCCCGGCAGCATGACATGCCCATTATCTCCATTGCGGAACTGGCCGAGTGGATTGCAGCGCACGGGCTAACCCCGCTGGAACAGCAGGCCCAGCCCGCAGCAGGTGCCACGCAGGAAAAGCCGGTGCCCGATCTGGCCGAGGCGGCGCTGCCCAGTGTTTATGGCGGGGATGATCTGGTCATCCATGCGTTTAAGGATGACAACGGTGTTGAGCACGTGGCTCTGGTCAAAGGGGATGTTAGCCCCACGGGGCCAGTGCCGTTGGTGCGCCTGCATTCAGAGTGTGTCACGGGGGATGCGCTGGGGTCCTTGCGGTGTGACTGTGGCTCCCAGCTTCAGGCGGCGTTGCGCGCCATTGGGCAGGCCGAGTGTGGCGTGCTGGTTTATGTGCGTGGGCATGAGGGGCGCGGTATTGGCCTTGTGAACAAGATCCGGGCTTACGAGCTACAGGATGCAGGGCTGGATACGGTAGAGGCCAACCACAGGCTTGGTTTTGCCACCGATGCGCGAGACTGGCGGGCTGCGGCTGGTATTCTGCGTAGCCTTGGTGTGGGGCAACTCGACCTGCTGACCAACAACCCGGACAAGGTTCGTGCCTTGGAGAGCCGGGGGTTTGTGGTGCGGAAAAGACTCGGGCTGGAAATTCCGGCCAATACGTTCAACCGCGCTTACCTTCAGGCCAAGCGCAAGCGCATGGGCCACCACCTGAGTTGCGATGCCGTAGCACCGGCTGCACAGTCTGTTCCGGCCTGA
- a CDS encoding riboflavin synthase yields MFSGIIESLGQVLKAEQGAQSLMLEVETGLTDVAEGESIAVNGVCLTAVAPAQDGPVRFFVSSETLDRTMLGRLKAGARVNLERAVTPSTRLSGHIVQGHVDGLARFVGASPSGEARRVEFDVLAELRRYMVEKGSVALDGISLTLNEVGAVHDGVFRIALMIIPHTWDHTTLGTLSVGDAVNVEVDIIAKYVEAQCQAK; encoded by the coding sequence ATGTTTTCCGGTATTATAGAATCTCTCGGTCAGGTCCTTAAGGCGGAGCAGGGCGCGCAGTCCCTGATGCTGGAAGTGGAGACCGGGCTTACGGATGTGGCGGAGGGGGAGAGTATAGCCGTTAATGGCGTGTGCCTGACCGCGGTTGCTCCGGCGCAGGATGGGCCTGTCCGCTTTTTTGTGAGCAGCGAGACTCTGGACCGCACCATGCTGGGCCGCCTTAAGGCGGGGGCACGGGTTAATCTGGAACGTGCGGTCACACCATCCACCCGCTTGTCCGGCCATATTGTGCAGGGGCATGTGGACGGACTGGCCCGGTTTGTTGGCGCGTCTCCATCGGGGGAGGCCCGGCGGGTTGAGTTTGATGTGCTAGCCGAACTGCGCCGCTACATGGTGGAAAAAGGCTCGGTCGCGCTGGACGGGATCAGCCTGACCCTGAACGAGGTCGGCGCGGTGCATGACGGTGTGTTCCGCATCGCCCTCATGATTATTCCCCATACATGGGACCATACCACGCTGGGCACACTCAGTGTGGGGGATGCCGTGAATGTGGAAGTGGATATCATTGCAAAATATGTGGAGGCACAATGTCAGGCAAAATGA
- the ribD gene encoding bifunctional diaminohydroxyphosphoribosylaminopyrimidine deaminase/5-amino-6-(5-phosphoribosylamino)uracil reductase RibD, whose amino-acid sequence MNSIPQSFSHPVPECVGAAFDLAVSEAWRFVGQTAPNPAVGCVLLDAQGNVLVIAAHHRAGELHAERLAVEQARALGVVDRVHTAVVTLEPCNHTGRTPPCTQALLSTPVQTIWIGCADPNPHVQGGGAAYLQGQGRTVRWLAHAPNGGLWATRCRALLAPFAWRMTHGRPWITVKQAVNAQGSMVPPAGCTTFTTPQSLHFAHALRRVTDGIVTGTGTVRADLPGFTVRHVPDHPDRRRVLVVCGAQRNVPAHWLAQAEQRFDVLFCPDCKELPALLTSTPALWVMVEAGPALLRAMYTQGLWDDWLTIRQDAQGSDHFSVSTRHDISPLSLFPEWARCTQEQACFPVL is encoded by the coding sequence GTGAACAGCATTCCACAATCCTTCTCCCACCCGGTGCCGGAGTGTGTTGGCGCGGCGTTTGATCTGGCCGTGTCCGAGGCATGGCGGTTTGTCGGGCAGACAGCGCCTAACCCGGCTGTTGGGTGTGTTCTGCTGGACGCGCAGGGGAATGTGCTGGTCATTGCGGCACATCATCGGGCGGGAGAACTACATGCAGAGCGCCTTGCCGTAGAGCAGGCGCGTGCTCTGGGTGTGGTGGACCGGGTGCATACTGCCGTGGTCACGCTGGAACCCTGTAACCATACAGGCCGCACACCGCCCTGCACGCAGGCTCTGCTGTCCACTCCCGTGCAAACAATATGGATTGGCTGCGCCGACCCTAACCCGCATGTGCAGGGCGGTGGGGCTGCATATCTGCAAGGTCAGGGGCGAACCGTCCGCTGGCTTGCTCACGCGCCCAATGGGGGCCTGTGGGCTACGCGGTGCCGTGCGCTGCTGGCTCCATTTGCATGGCGTATGACGCATGGACGGCCGTGGATTACGGTCAAACAGGCGGTTAATGCGCAGGGCTCCATGGTGCCACCTGCTGGCTGCACAACCTTTACAACCCCGCAATCTCTCCATTTTGCTCATGCCCTGCGGCGCGTAACCGATGGCATTGTTACAGGTACAGGCACAGTCCGGGCGGACCTGCCGGGCTTTACCGTAAGGCATGTGCCAGACCACCCCGACCGGCGGCGTGTGCTTGTGGTGTGTGGGGCGCAACGCAACGTGCCAGCCCATTGGCTGGCACAGGCAGAGCAGCGTTTTGACGTTCTGTTCTGCCCCGATTGCAAGGAACTGCCCGCCCTGCTGACCAGCACGCCAGCCTTGTGGGTTATGGTAGAGGCTGGCCCCGCTCTGCTGCGCGCCATGTATACGCAAGGGCTGTGGGATGACTGGCTGACCATCCGGCAGGATGCACAGGGCAGCGACCATTTTTCTGTTTCAACCCGACACGACATCTCCCCCCTTTCTCTTTTTCCAGAATGGGCACGATGCACGCAGGAGCAGGCATGTTTTCCGGTATTATAG
- a CDS encoding cytochrome b, producing the protein MTQPDPATKAPQTSPAMTGLAGWVEARLPVISTFRAEYIDFRLPRNLNGLWNFGAILTVVLLLMLATGIFLAMNYTPTNAGAFLSVEAIDRQLAGGWLLRAMHMTGANLFLAALYVHLFRGLYYGSYKAPRELLWLTGLVLLVMVMATAFAGYMLPWGQMSYWGADVITKAVGAVPGIGPALEHIMEGGDHLGDVFLHRFFVLHFLLAFLVVGVVGIHVTIVHVCGSNNPLGIEPRSPKDTVPFYPYYISKDLVGLILFAMVFAALMFFWPNVLIEADNYTPADPMHTPADIEPEWYFLPFYGLLQSVPSKFGGLLASAASLLILFALPWLDRSPVRSMRFRPLCRIGLFGLVAAFILLAAAGKHHAQGGWLIVARLAGIYYFSYFIVLLPLASRKEKTLPLPSSIAATQGDH; encoded by the coding sequence ATGACCCAGCCAGACCCGGCAACCAAAGCCCCCCAGACCTCCCCCGCCATGACCGGCCTTGCCGGCTGGGTGGAGGCACGCCTGCCTGTTATTTCCACCTTCCGGGCTGAATACATTGACTTCCGCCTTCCCCGAAATCTGAACGGATTGTGGAATTTTGGCGCCATTCTTACGGTTGTGCTGCTGCTTATGCTGGCGACCGGCATTTTTCTGGCCATGAACTACACCCCCACTAATGCGGGGGCCTTTCTTTCGGTCGAAGCCATAGACCGGCAGCTTGCCGGGGGGTGGCTGCTGCGGGCCATGCACATGACCGGGGCCAACCTGTTTTTGGCTGCGCTATATGTGCACCTGTTCCGTGGCCTGTACTACGGCTCCTACAAAGCCCCGCGTGAACTGCTGTGGCTGACCGGCCTTGTGCTGCTGGTTATGGTTATGGCCACCGCTTTTGCCGGTTACATGCTGCCCTGGGGCCAGATGTCCTACTGGGGGGCGGATGTGATTACCAAGGCCGTGGGTGCCGTACCCGGTATTGGTCCAGCACTTGAGCACATTATGGAAGGGGGGGACCATCTGGGCGATGTGTTCCTGCACCGCTTTTTTGTGCTGCACTTCCTGCTGGCATTTCTGGTTGTCGGCGTTGTCGGGATTCACGTTACCATTGTGCATGTCTGCGGTTCCAACAACCCGTTGGGTATTGAGCCACGTTCGCCCAAAGATACGGTCCCTTTTTACCCCTATTACATCAGCAAGGATCTGGTCGGGCTTATTCTGTTTGCCATGGTGTTTGCCGCTCTGATGTTTTTCTGGCCCAACGTGCTGATTGAGGCAGACAATTACACGCCAGCAGACCCTATGCACACACCGGCGGATATTGAGCCGGAATGGTATTTCCTACCTTTTTACGGCCTGCTCCAGTCTGTCCCTTCCAAATTCGGGGGGCTGCTGGCTTCTGCTGCGTCTCTGCTCATCCTCTTTGCCCTCCCGTGGCTGGACCGTTCCCCCGTGCGTTCCATGCGCTTTCGGCCTCTGTGCCGTATTGGCCTGTTTGGGCTGGTGGCTGCATTTATCCTGCTTGCTGCTGCCGGTAAGCACCATGCACAGGGTGGGTGGCTGATTGTGGCGCGTCTGGCGGGTATTTATTACTTCAGCTACTTTATCGTCCTGCTCCCCCTTGCCTCCCGCAAGGAAAAAACATTGCCTCTCCCCTCCTCCATTGCCGCCACTCAGGGAGACCACTGA